The following proteins are co-located in the Sporosarcina pasteurii genome:
- the fliM gene encoding flagellar motor switch protein FliM yields the protein MSGDILSQNEIDALLSALSTGEMSAEEMKREEEAQRVKVYDFKRALRFSKDQIRSLTRIHENFARLLTTYFSAQLRTYVQIEVASVDQIPFEEFIRSIPNMTLINIFEVSPLEGNILMEVNPNIAYSMLDRLMGGAGESPSKVDTLTEIETKIMMNLFERSFDNLREAWSGLIDIDPYLAEMEVNPQFLQMISPNETVVVISFNIVIGESSGMINICIPHVVLEPVVPNLSVQYWMQTNKKEPTPEQSAALKGRVKKAQLPIIAELGTGQMSIEEFLQLEKGDVLSLKQKIDEPLVVKIGDLPKFMAQPGHLKNWMAVQVIDVLTEGDEDDE from the coding sequence ATGTCAGGGGACATATTATCACAAAATGAAATTGATGCCTTATTATCCGCATTATCAACCGGAGAAATGTCGGCAGAAGAAATGAAGAGAGAAGAAGAAGCGCAAAGAGTAAAAGTGTATGATTTTAAGCGTGCCCTTCGCTTTTCAAAAGACCAAATTCGCAGTTTAACGCGGATTCATGAAAACTTTGCGCGTTTATTGACGACGTATTTTTCTGCACAACTCCGAACTTACGTGCAAATCGAAGTAGCTTCTGTTGACCAAATTCCATTCGAAGAATTTATTAGGTCCATTCCAAATATGACATTAATTAATATATTTGAAGTGTCCCCGTTAGAAGGTAATATCTTGATGGAAGTAAATCCGAACATTGCTTACTCTATGCTTGACAGACTTATGGGGGGCGCGGGTGAAAGTCCTAGTAAAGTAGATACTTTAACGGAAATAGAAACAAAGATTATGATGAACTTATTTGAACGTTCATTTGATAATTTACGAGAAGCTTGGTCCGGCCTAATCGACATAGATCCATATCTAGCTGAGATGGAAGTGAATCCGCAGTTTTTACAAATGATTTCACCGAATGAAACAGTAGTTGTGATTTCATTTAATATCGTAATTGGTGAATCGAGTGGGATGATTAATATCTGTATTCCACATGTCGTATTAGAACCGGTTGTGCCTAACTTGTCGGTCCAGTATTGGATGCAGACAAATAAAAAAGAGCCGACACCTGAACAAAGTGCAGCACTTAAAGGCCGTGTGAAAAAAGCACAGCTTCCAATTATCGCCGAGTTAGGAACAGGACAAATGAGCATTGAAGAATTTCTTCAATTGGAAAAAGGTGATGTCCTTTCTCTTAAGCAAAAAATTGATGAGCCACTCGTCGTGAAAATTGGAGATTTACCGAAATTTATGGCGCAACCTGGTCATCTGAAAAATTGGATGGCGGTCCAGGTAATTGATGTATTGACAGAAGGGGATGAAGATGATGAATGA
- the fliL gene encoding flagellar basal body-associated protein FliL → MLKNKILTITLIILVTITLVAVILLALAWQFNKSGDVDKDVETTIDEIIESSVDIPEITTNLAGRQFIRISLKIQTDSDQAAEELKKREFQVKNIVIHELSEITQEELEGKAGKQAFESTIQSLLNPLMQSGEIERVYIVSSIIQ, encoded by the coding sequence ATATTGAAGAATAAAATACTCACAATTACGCTGATTATTCTTGTCACAATCACATTAGTCGCTGTCATTTTACTAGCCCTTGCTTGGCAGTTTAATAAAAGTGGAGATGTTGACAAGGATGTGGAAACTACCATTGATGAGATTATTGAATCATCTGTTGATATACCCGAAATCACAACAAATTTAGCGGGGAGACAATTTATTCGCATCTCATTGAAGATTCAAACGGATAGTGACCAAGCTGCGGAGGAATTAAAAAAACGAGAATTTCAAGTGAAAAATATAGTCATTCATGAACTTTCAGAAATTACTCAAGAAGAACTAGAAGGCAAAGCAGGTAAGCAAGCTTTCGAATCAACCATTCAATCATTACTGAATCCGCTGATGCAGTCCGGTGAAATTGAACGCGTTTATATTGTATCTTCTATCATTCAATAA
- a CDS encoding flagellar FlbD family protein, whose product MIKITRLNGTTFTLNALYIEKIESFHDTTITLTTGTKYIVQDSMEDIQQRVIKFYQAVQLLSNPYVGGEEDIEE is encoded by the coding sequence ATGATTAAAATTACACGTTTAAATGGAACGACGTTTACACTTAATGCATTGTACATCGAAAAAATAGAGTCGTTTCATGATACGACAATCACATTAACGACAGGTACCAAATACATAGTCCAAGACTCTATGGAAGACATCCAACAGAGAGTTATTAAGTTTTATCAAGCGGTTCAATTATTATCGAATCCGTATGTCGGGGGTGAAGAAGATATTGAAGAATAA
- the flgG gene encoding flagellar basal body rod protein FlgG, translating to MLRSMYAGISGLKNFQTKLDVIGNNIANVNTHGFKKSRVIFKDLYSQTVSGASGATASRGGVNPQQVGLGAQISTIDTLHGGGSTQFTGNTLDLAIEGDGFFIVADGTGPANAPAGFTNEAYTRAGNFYMDANGYLVNGDGKYVFGFAGVPVNGVFPSGDPTPTLTTDSNGALPVGGANQTNGPIRIPTNAQSMAIGNDGTVTFVDADGDLRYAGQLVMAQFPNPGGLQKEGGNYYQSTTNSGGAFYSVATEQGMGTIQSGSLEMSNVDLSEEFTEMIVAQRGLQANTRIITTSDEILQELVNLKR from the coding sequence ATGTTAAGATCAATGTACGCAGGAATTTCGGGGTTGAAAAACTTTCAAACGAAATTAGATGTGATTGGAAATAATATTGCGAACGTGAATACACATGGTTTTAAAAAAAGTCGGGTTATATTTAAAGATTTATATTCTCAAACCGTTTCGGGAGCCTCAGGGGCAACAGCTTCTCGAGGAGGTGTGAACCCGCAACAAGTTGGATTAGGGGCACAAATATCTACCATTGATACACTGCATGGCGGCGGTTCGACTCAGTTTACGGGTAATACCTTAGATTTGGCAATTGAAGGAGATGGATTCTTTATTGTGGCTGACGGGACAGGGCCAGCAAATGCACCAGCAGGATTCACAAATGAAGCTTATACAAGAGCTGGAAACTTTTACATGGATGCAAATGGATATTTAGTTAATGGAGACGGGAAATATGTTTTTGGTTTTGCAGGTGTACCAGTTAACGGGGTCTTCCCATCGGGTGACCCAACACCAACCTTAACGACAGATTCAAACGGGGCATTACCGGTAGGGGGGGCTAATCAAACAAACGGACCGATTCGTATCCCTACAAATGCACAATCAATGGCAATTGGTAATGATGGAACGGTTACTTTTGTGGATGCGGATGGAGATCTTCGGTATGCTGGTCAACTAGTAATGGCTCAGTTTCCAAACCCTGGTGGATTACAAAAAGAAGGTGGTAATTACTACCAATCAACAACAAACTCGGGTGGAGCTTTCTATTCAGTTGCGACAGAACAAGGCATGGGAACAATTCAGTCTGGCTCACTCGAAATGTCCAACGTTGACTTATCGGAAGAATTCACAGAAATGATTGTTGCACAACGTGGTTTGCAGGCGAATACCAGAATTATTACGACATCTGATGAAATTCTTCAGGAGCTTGTGAATCTGAAACGTTAA
- a CDS encoding TIGR02530 family flagellar biosynthesis protein — MNKINLHHIPSQPFIHSQIPKRVEETSKHSFSEHLIVATNNIAGLKISKHASERLEERNIMISNSEWERVSTKVNKAKAKGIKESLVLLDQAALIVSVKNATVITAMDRSEAKDQLFTNIDGTIVLS, encoded by the coding sequence ATGAATAAAATTAATTTACATCATATCCCTTCGCAACCGTTCATACACAGTCAAATCCCTAAAAGAGTTGAAGAAACTTCTAAACATTCGTTTAGTGAACATTTAATAGTAGCTACAAACAATATAGCGGGATTGAAAATAAGTAAGCATGCAAGTGAACGATTGGAAGAAAGAAATATTATGATTTCAAATTCTGAGTGGGAACGTGTTTCGACAAAGGTGAATAAAGCGAAAGCGAAGGGAATTAAGGAATCTCTAGTATTACTAGATCAAGCAGCACTTATCGTCAGTGTGAAAAACGCTACGGTCATCACTGCAATGGATCGTTCAGAGGCCAAAGATCAATTATTTACGAATATTGACGGCACAATTGTGCTTAGTTAA
- the flgD gene encoding flagellar hook assembly protein FlgD translates to MVNVSGQSPITNEMYLINKKRDERQTGDGTLGKDDFLKILIAQLQNQDPTNPMQDTEFIAQMAQFSALEQTMNLTKAFEKFAESQNQSQLIQYNSFVGKNVQWHDLELDKSGNPVLGEDGKPVIQEGSGKIVSVKFVNGSVVFALSDGKELAPGNISEVLADVANGNHLVEASMLIGKNVSYQVDGEESSSVVVSVSNKNGKLEYILDDGSRITGNQLIAISQ, encoded by the coding sequence ATGGTGAATGTAAGCGGACAATCTCCGATAACGAATGAAATGTATTTAATCAATAAAAAACGTGATGAACGTCAAACTGGAGATGGCACGTTAGGAAAAGATGATTTTCTTAAAATTTTAATTGCACAATTACAAAATCAAGATCCAACCAATCCGATGCAAGATACAGAGTTTATTGCACAAATGGCGCAGTTTTCAGCATTAGAACAGACGATGAACCTAACAAAAGCATTCGAGAAATTTGCTGAGTCCCAAAATCAATCACAATTAATTCAATACAACAGTTTTGTCGGTAAAAATGTTCAATGGCATGATCTAGAACTCGACAAGAGTGGAAATCCAGTTCTTGGTGAAGATGGAAAACCAGTTATTCAAGAAGGTAGCGGGAAAATCGTTTCTGTAAAGTTTGTCAATGGCTCAGTCGTCTTTGCGTTAAGTGATGGGAAAGAATTGGCACCGGGTAATATTTCTGAAGTACTAGCGGATGTGGCGAATGGAAATCATCTCGTGGAAGCGAGCATGCTCATTGGCAAAAATGTAAGTTATCAAGTGGATGGCGAAGAGAGTTCTAGCGTTGTCGTTTCGGTTTCAAATAAAAATGGCAAACTTGAATATATTTTAGACGATGGAAGCCGAATTACAGGCAACCAACTTATTGCAATTAGTCAGTAA
- a CDS encoding flagellar hook-length control protein FliK has product MINAMVLPKPIHIGKMPVGNRTKLNGDVNEGAFGSVLATLTDNDSFIEIELSEDHTDTVDVKLSQLLQVTTIDELVEFLQENEQTSMELPFVIDEHLVFRDKKILDSLVDILPIPEQLEFVDRELGTNAIAIYIWQLIEQFDALGTDLFPTIGGKLSKEQSIGLLAVIKLITIEGPKADLTLKQEQQLSALQEIVKSLEMREKTTTHVSSQNNQFKESLHEMIGQSTLPLSAMNRMHGIHTELKARESSRAELLLRELQNVFKRSNLGQSGGTTRISIKMYPEHLGQLRIELLQTHGVLTARILASSALGKEMLESHLHQLRNAFLQQNIQVERIDISQMLNEASDYNREQAFGQQFQQEQESSNGQETEQSDEEHMTFEDYLIELEV; this is encoded by the coding sequence GTGATAAACGCTATGGTACTTCCAAAACCTATACACATTGGGAAAATGCCAGTAGGAAACAGAACCAAATTAAATGGTGACGTAAATGAAGGTGCATTTGGATCGGTACTAGCTACATTAACAGATAATGATTCGTTCATTGAAATAGAGTTGAGTGAAGATCATACAGATACAGTAGATGTGAAATTGTCCCAACTACTTCAAGTAACAACAATTGACGAGTTGGTCGAATTTCTTCAAGAAAATGAACAAACGTCTATGGAATTGCCTTTTGTGATTGATGAGCATCTAGTGTTTCGTGATAAGAAAATACTAGACTCGTTGGTAGATATATTGCCAATCCCTGAGCAACTTGAATTTGTTGATCGTGAGCTTGGTACAAATGCCATTGCGATATATATATGGCAGTTGATTGAACAATTTGATGCTTTAGGAACGGATTTATTCCCAACCATCGGGGGCAAGTTATCTAAAGAACAATCGATTGGATTGTTGGCGGTTATTAAATTGATAACAATAGAAGGCCCTAAAGCAGATTTAACTTTAAAGCAGGAGCAGCAACTTTCAGCATTACAAGAAATCGTTAAGAGTTTAGAAATGCGGGAAAAAACAACAACTCATGTAAGCTCACAAAATAACCAATTCAAAGAGTCACTTCATGAAATGATAGGCCAATCGACGCTGCCGCTCTCAGCAATGAACCGAATGCATGGTATACATACAGAATTAAAAGCACGTGAAAGTAGCCGAGCCGAATTATTATTACGGGAGTTACAAAATGTTTTTAAACGTTCGAATTTAGGACAGTCGGGCGGTACAACTCGAATTTCAATCAAGATGTATCCAGAACATTTAGGTCAGCTGCGAATTGAATTATTGCAAACACATGGCGTGCTTACGGCTCGTATTTTAGCGTCTAGCGCACTGGGCAAAGAAATGCTTGAAAGTCACCTACATCAGTTAAGAAACGCATTTTTACAACAAAACATTCAAGTAGAGCGCATCGATATTTCTCAAATGCTTAATGAGGCATCGGATTACAATCGGGAACAAGCATTTGGCCAACAGTTTCAACAAGAGCAAGAAAGCTCAAACGGACAAGAAACTGAACAAAGTGATGAAGAACATATGACTTTTGAAGACTATTTGATTGAATTGGAGGTATAA